One Streptomyces sp. 840.1 genomic window, GGCCGGGTCGCGGACGCGCACCTCTTCGGGGTGCTGCTGAGCGGCATCACGGCGTCCACGGTCTTCCTGGCGGCGCTGGCGCTGTTCGCCTCCAACCAGGTCGCCGTGATCGTGCTCTCGTTCCTGCTGGGCCTGTCGGCGTTCTACACGGCCCCCGCCCTGAACGCCCGGATGTTCAACGTGGCGGGCGCCGCCCCCACGCTGGCCGGTGCGACGACCACCGCCGCGTTCAACAGCGGCAACACCGGTGGGCCCTGGCTGGGCGGCGCGGTGATCGACGCGGACTTCGGGTTCGCGGCGACCGCGTGGGCGGGTGCGGCGATGACCGTGCTGGCGCTGGTGGCCGTGGTCCTCTCGCTGCGGCTGCAGCGCGACCGGGGCGCGTCGTCGCGGCTGGTGACGGGCTCGTCGGCCGCCGCGTCGCTGGACGAGGCGGCACGGCCCGCGCCCTCGACTGCGGGCTGAGCGCGGGCGGCGAGGGGGCGGATGCCGTCCAGCACGGGCGCGGGCAGTCCGCCCCTCCACCCGGGCCCGGTGCTTCTGTTTCCCGCTGTGCTTCTTTTTCCTCTGCTGCCCTTCAAAGGCTGTTGATCTCCTGGTTGCCGGGTGTCGCGCTCCTGGTTGCCGGGTGTCGCGCCGCCCGTCTGTTTACGGGGAATTGACATCCGGCAGCAAGAGCAGAAGCCGGGAGGGACGGCCGAAGCCGGAGCTTGTGGACGTGGCGCCCGACACGGCTGCGGAGAGTTGCAGGCCGATTCATCCGAACTGCCGCCCCCGGAAAGGGGATTAATGGGAGGGCTCGACAGGACGACGGGCAATTCCGCCCCCGATCCGGCAACTTGGCGTCGGATTTCAGGAATTGGGCGGTTACCCGGGCGGGGAATCGGGCCGTCCACACCGCCGGCGGCTGCGCGTTATCCCGGCGCCGGCCGGCCCTTCGGGCGGCGCAGGCCCGCCTCGGTGATGCGGCGGACCAGTTCCTTCGAGCCGATCTGCCGGGCACCGGCCCGCACGGCGTCCTCGTACCGGGCCTCCGGCACGTCGTAATGGTCCCGCTCGAAGGCCCGCTCCGGGCAGCCGATCGACGCCGCGAAGGCGTGCAGCTCGTCGAACGACTCGTCGCTGACCAGGTGCGACCAGAACCGCCCGTGGCCCGGCCAGTCCGGCGGATCGATGTAGACGGTCACGGCCGCGGTATCCCACCGAGCGCACCGACCGGGGCGACCGCGACGGCGGCCTTCGTACAGACCCAGTGCGGGTCCGGGCCCAGCTCCGGTTCGACGTCGAGTGCGTGCGGGTCGCCCGAGTCGCAGACCGGGCACAGCGGCCAGCGGCCGTACTGCTCCAGGAGCGCGTCCTGGACGTCCTGGGCCACGAGACCGACGACGAATTCCACCCCCTGCGGCCACTGCTCGACCCACCAGCGGCGGTGCGTCACCGCGTCCTCGACCATCGAGACGATCTGCGCCTGAGCCACGTCTCCGGCGGCGAGGTCGGCCATGACGAGTGCGCGGGCGGTGTGCAGCGCCTGCTCCAGGGGATTCAGCTCCATCCCTCTATTGTCCACCTGCGCGCGCCGGAGCCTCCCGCCGCCAGAGGTCAGGACCAAAGAGGGGTTGACGGACCCGGGTCCTGAAAATATCTTTCAAATGTGACCAATGACCTGAAGGAAAGTTTCAGCGCTGATTCGCCGCCCGCCCCGGCCGCCCTCGCCGCCAAGGTGCGCACGCTCGCGCCGTCCATGACGCGCTCCATGCAGCGGGTCGCCGAGGCGGTCGCGGGCGATCCGGCCGGCTGCGCCGCGCTGACGGTCACCGGTCTCGCCGAGCTCACCGGCACCAGCGAGGCCACGGTGGTCCGCACCGCCCGCCTCCTGGGCTACCCCGGCTACCGCGACCTGCGCCTCGCGCTCGCCGGTCTCGCCGCCCACCAGCAGTCCGGCCGGGCGCCCGCCGTCACCGCCGACATAGCGGTCGACGACCCGATCGCGGACGTGGTCGCCAAGCTCGCCTACGACGAGCAGCAGACCCTCGCGGACACGGCCGCCGGGCTCGACACCGTGCAGCTCGGTGCCGCCGTGGCCGCCGCCGCAACGGCCCGCCGGATCGACATCTACGGGGTCGGCGCCTCCTCGCTCGTCGGCCAGGACCTGGCCCAGAAGCTGGCCCGGATCGGCCTGATCGCGCACTCCAACATGGACCCGCACCTCGCGGTCACCAACGCCGTGCAGCTGCGCGCCGGTGACGTGGCCATCGCGATCACGCACTCCGGCTCGACGGGTGACGTCATCGAGCCGCTGCGGGTCGCCTTCGACCGGGGCGCGACGACGATCGCGATCACCGGCCGCCCCGACGGGCCGGTCACGCAGTACGCCGACCACGTGCTGACCACGTCCACGGCCCGCGAGAGCGAGCTGCGCCCGGCGGCCATGTCGAGCCGTACGAGCCAGCTCCTCGTCGTCGACTGCCTGTTCATCGGGGTCGCACAGCGCACCTACGAGACGGCCGCCCCGGCCCTCGCCGCGTCCTACGAGGCGCTGGCCCACCGCCACAACCCCCGCACCCGCTGACGGCCGCCGACCCGCCCGCGTAACGCACCGCACCCGCACCCGCACCCGCACCCGCACCCGCACCCGCAGAACCGTACGAGTTCAAGAAAGCAGAGCCGCTCTCCATGACCTCCATCACCGACGCCGACGCCACCGCACCCGACGGATACGGCGAGCTGCGCGCCCAGCTCGAAACCCTCACCACCGAGGCGTTCCGCCCCGAGCTGGCCGACATCGACCAGCTGGCCACCGCGGAGATCGCCCGGATCATGAACGGCGAGGACCAGACCGTCCCCGCCGCCGTCGCCGCCCGGCTGCCCGAGATATCCGCCGCGATCGACGCCACCGCGGCACGCATGGCCCGCGGCGGCCGGCTGATCTACGCGGGCGCCGGCACCGCGGGCCGCCTCGGTGTGCTGGACGCCAGCGAGTGCCCGCCCACCTTCAACACCGACCCCGCCGACGTGGTCGGTCTGATCGCGGGCGGCCCGTCCGCGATGGTCACCGCCGTCGAGGGCGCCGAGGACAGCAAGGAGCTGGCCGCCGCCGACCTGGCCGCGCTGGGGCTCACGGCCGATGACACCGTCGTCGGCATCTCCGCCTCCGGCCGCACGCCGTACGCGATCGGTGCCGTCGAGCACGCCCGCGCCGAGGGGGCCCTGACCATCGGCCTGTCCTGCAACGCGGACTCCGCCCTGGGCGCCGCCGCCGAGCACCCCGTCGAGGTCGTCGTCGGCCCGGAGCTGCTCACCGGCTCCACCCGGCTCAAGGCGGGCACGGCCCAGAAGCTCGTCCTCAACATGCTCTCGACGATCACGATGATCCGGCTCGGCAAGACGTACGGAAACCTCATGGTCGACGTCCGCGCCTCCAACGAGAAGCTGCGTGCCCGCTCCCGGCGGATCGTCTCGCTGGCCACCGGCGCCTCGGACCAGGAGATCGAGGCCGCGCTCGCCGCCACCGACGGCGAGGTGAAGAACGCCATCCTGACCATCCTCGGCCAGGTCGACGGCCCCACCGCCGCCACGCTCCTGTCCGACTCGGACGGCCACCTGCGCGCCGCGCTCGCCGCCGCCCCCCGCACCACCTAGACCCTCCCCCCTCCCCGCACAGCAAGGCACCACGCACCATGGCTACAGAAGACAAGAACCGCGCCACTGCCGCCGCGATCCTTCCGCTCGTCGGTGGCACCGCGAACGTCAGCTCCATCGCCCACTGCATGACCCGGCTCCGGCTGGGCCTGCACGACCGCTCGCTCGTGCAGGACGATGCGCTGAAGGCCGTCCCCGCAGTCATGGGCGTGGTCGACGACGACACGTACCAGATCGTCCTCGGTCCCGGTACGGTCGCCCGCGTCACGCCGGAGTTCGAGAAGCTCGTCGAGGAGGGGCGGGCCGCGACCCCGGCGGCCGCCCCCGCCCCCGCCCCGGCCGCCGGGGCCCCGCTCACCGCGGAGGAACTGGCCGCGCAGGGTGCCGGGATGAAGGCGGCCAGGAAGGCGAAGAACGCGACGCCGTTCAAGCTGTTCCTGCGGAAGATCGCCAACATCTTCGTCCCGCTGATCCCGGCCCTGATCGGCTGCGGCATCATCGCGGGGCTGAACGGCCTGCTGGTCAACCTGGAGTGGCTGCCCTCGGTCACCCCGGCACTGGCGGCGATGGCCTCGGGCTTCATGGCGCTGATCGCGGTGTTCGTCGGCTACAACACGGCGAAGGAGTTCGGCGGTACGCCGATCCTCGGCGGTGCGGTCGCGGCCATCATCGTCTTCCCGGGCGTCGCGAACATCGAGGCGTTCGGCCAGAAGCTCTCCCCCGGCCAGGGCGGCGTCCTGGGTGCCCTGGGCGCGGCGGTGCTCGCGGTGTACGTGGAGAAGTGGTGCCGCCGCTGGGTCCCGGAGGCGCTGGACGTCCTGGTCACCCCGACCCTGACGGTCCTGATCTCCGGCCTGGTGACGATCTTCGGCCTGATGTACGTGGCCGGTGAGGTGTCCACCGCGATCGGTACGTTCGCGGACTGGCTGCTGTCCAACGGCGGCGCGGGCGCGGGTCTGGTCCTCGGCGGGTTCTTCCTCCCGCTGGTCATGCTGGGCCTGCACCAGGCGCTGATCCCGATCCACACCACGCTGATCGAGCAGCAGGGCTACACCGTCCTGCTGCCGATCCTCGCCATGGCCGGCGCCGGCCAGGTCGGTGCGGCCATCGCGGTCTACTTCCGCCTCCCGCGCAACGAGTCGATCCGCAAGACGATCAAGTCCGCGCTGCCCGCAGGGTTCCTGGGCGTCGGGGAGCCGCTGATCTACGGTGTCTCGCTGCCGCTGGGCCGCCCGTTCATCACGGCGTGCGTGGGCGGTGCGTTCGGCGGCGCGTTCGTCGGCTTCTTCAACCAGCTCGGTGACGCGGTCGGCTCCACCGCGATCGGTCCGTCCGGCTGGGCCCTGTTCCCGCTGCTCGACGGCAACCACGGACTGGGCGCGACGATCGCGATCTACGCGGGCGGCCTGGTCGTGGGCTACCTGGCCGGCTTCGTCGCCACGTACTTCTTCGGCTTCAGCAAGGACCTGCTGACGGAGTTCAACGTGTCGCAGGAACCGGCCACGTCCCCGGCGACAGCGCCGGAGCCGTCCACCGCGACGGCCGCTCCCGCAGCGGCCAAGGCCCCTGCCGGGGTCTGAACCGTCGAGTGACACCAGGGCGGCACCCGGTTCCGGGTGCCGCCCTCCTCGCTGCCCGCACCGGGGCGGATACCGGCGAGGAGGGCGGCACCACCGGCATCCGCTCGCGGACGCCGGCCCCTCAGAGTTCGATGTCGCTGAGCTGGTGGTCCATCGCGCGTTCCACCGCGCTCAACGGGATGTCGGGGCGCACCCGTTCCAGGTCGCGCGGGTGCGGGGGCGCGTCCTCGGGTACGTGCACCCATATCGAACCGGCCCCGATGAGTGCGCGGTAGACGCAGCGCACCATGCGAGCGCCCAATTCGAACCATGAACGACGCATATGCGGGCTCAGCTCCCCTGCCACCGGAACGGACTGCCGAGCGTTCCGCAGCCCTCCTGAGCGTCGCTAAAGAGCCCCGGGCCGCAGGCGCGTGAGAACTTCACGCCCCACTGATGACAGGGGCACTGCCTGGCACAAGGCGCCTCTCGCAGAATCATCACAACGGAACGCAGGCCATTCCCTGACGAAGAAAAGGATCGTGAATCCATGGACAGCGTCATATCGAACGGCGTTCAGAGTCTCGACGAGATCACCGCGCAGTCCACCGGTTCCTCCGGCCAGAAACTGGTGATCGAGCATCTCGACCTCGTCTCGGACCAGCACATCGCACTGCTGAGCTGGTGCATTCGCACCGAGCCGCTCGGACAAGTCCCGGCATGACCGGGCGGGGGGCAAGGGACGTCCGGGCGGCACTGCCGGACGACACCGCACTGGTGGGGTTCAAGCGCCATCTGCGCCCGACCGTCATCCCGGGGGAGGCGACGTACCTGGTGTCCCCCCGGAATGTCACGGCGCTGTACGGCGCCCATGCCGAAGTGCTGGTGCCGTTGCTCGACGGCACCAGGAGCATCCGCTCCGTGCTGCACGCCGCGGCACCGGCGCTGACCGCCGAGGAAGCCGGCACCTCGTTGCGGGCCCTGACCGGCTCGGGGCTGCTGAACTTCCGCCCCGCGCCGTCGGAGGGCGCCCCCGCCCCCCTCGGCGACCCGGTGGCCGAGGCGTACTGGGACCTGGCCGGCCTCGACGGCGGACAGGCCTCGGCGGAACTGGCCGCCGCCAGCGTGCGGATCGTGACGGTGGGCGACCTGGACACCGGGGCCGTGGAGGACGCCTGCCGGGACTCCCGGATCTCGGTGGCGCCCCCCGGCTCCGCCGCCGGGCTCACCCTCGTCCTGTGCGACGACTACCTGGCCCCCGGGCTCCGTGAGGTGGACGCCGCACACCGGGCGAGCGGCACGCCGTGGCTGATCGCCAAGGTGTCCGGTGCGGATCCGTGGGTGGGTCCGGTCTTCCGGCCCGGCCGCGGCCCGTGCTGGTCCTGCCTCGCGGTCCGGCTGCGCGGCCACCGCGGCTCGGAGTGGCCCGTGCGGCGCGCGCTGGGCCTGGACGGGCCGCTCACCCGGCCGTCGGCCTCCCTGGCGGCCGGCCGCTCCATCGCCGCGCACATCGTGGTGCTCGAAACGGCGAAGTGGCTGGCCGGAATGCGCTATCCCTCGCAGGATCTCGTCCACACCCTGGACACCCTCTTGCTCCGGGTCGCCACCCACCCCGTGAGCAGGCTGCCGCAATGTGCGGTCTGCGGCGATCCGGGTCTGGTCGCGCGGACCGTACGCGCGCCCTTCCGGCCCGTGTCACGGCTGAAGGCCGAGCAGGAGCTGGGCGGCGACCGCGCACTGACCCCCGACGAGATGCTCGACCGGTACGGGCATCTGGTCAGCCCGGTCACCGGGATCGTCAAGGAGATCCGGCGCGCCCCGCACACCCCGGACTTCGTCGCCAGTTACCTCTCGGGCCACAATCTCGCCGTCAGCCCCCACACCCTCGCCGGGCTCCGCGCCGGACTGCGCGCGCTCAGCGGCGGCAAGGGCCTCACCAGCACTGAGGCCCGGACAAGCGCCCTGTGCGAGGCGGTGGAGCGCTTCAGCGGCACCCGGCAGGGTGACGAGCCGGTGGTGCGGGACAGCTACCGGGCGCTGGGGCCGGTGGCCGTGCACCCCAACTCCTGTCAGCTGTACGACGAGAGGCAGTACCGCACCCGTGACGCGTGGAACCGGGGCCGCTCCCATTTCCAGTACGTGCCCCGGCCGTTCGACGAGGACAAGCCGACCGACTGGACACCGGTGTGGTCGCTGACGGGGCAGACCCAGCGGTTGCTGCCCACCTCGATGCTCTACTTCGGCAACGGCTCGACCGCCGGCGACGCGGGCACCCGCGACGGCCTGCTGGCCGATTCCAACGGCAACGCGGCGGGCAGCAGCCCCGAGGACGCTCTGGTCCAGGGGTTCCTGGAGTTGGTCGAGCGGGACGCGGTCGCACTGTGGTGGTACAACCGCACACGGCAGCCGGCCGTCGACCTCGACGCCTTCGACGCGCCCTACGTCCGGCGCATCCGGGACGGCTACCGCAGGATCGACCGCGAGCTGTGGGTGCTGGACCTGACTTCGGACTTCGGGATCCCGGTCATGGTGGCGCTGTCACGGCGCGACGACAAGCCCGCTCAGGACGTGATCTTCGGATTCGGGGCGCACTTCGACCCGCGAACGGCGCTGCGACGGGCACTGACCGAAATGGGCCAGCTGCTGCCGGCGGTTTCCATGGCCAGGGGCGACGGCACGGGCTATGCCCTCGACGATCCGGAGCTGTGTACCTGGTGGCGCACAGCCACCGTTGACAATCAGCCATATCTGCAACCGGACCCAGGCATCAGGGCACGGAAACCGGCCAGTTGGCCCTTCGCACCCCACCCTGACCTGCTCACCGATGTAGAAGCCATCACCCGGCTCGTGCAGGCCCGCGGCATGGAACTGCTGGTCCTGAACCAGACTCGCCCCGACCTGGACATGCCTGTGGTCAAGGTCATAGTGCCGGGCATGCGGCACTTCTGGGCCAGACTCGGGCCCGGCCGCCTCTACCAAGTTCCGGTTGATTTAGGAAGGTTGACGGCGCCAACTACTTACGAGGAACTCAACCCCATTCCGCTCTTCGTCTGAGACGGAATCCAGCCACACCCCCTCGACCTCTTCCCATATGATCCCCAAAAAACGCACACATTTGCGAAAGAGGAGGCTGTGGGAGCGGAACCGAGCGTCGCGTCCGGCGAAAGAGAACGCCACCCGGAGGTACACGCCTACAGGCATATTCCACGTGAACACGGCAAGAACCTTCCGGGTCCCGTGCTGGCGCGGGTAATCCTCCGGGTGGTCGTGCTGAGTTATCTGATCATCACCGCGCTGAATATCCTCGCCACCGATCTCTCCGCGGGCGTCAAATTTCTCGGCGTCGCCGTACTCACCGCGGTCTTCGTGATCCAGCTCGTCCACTCGACGCCGGACGCCAACCGCGCGTCGGTCCCGCGCAAGTGCCTCACCCTGGGCGCCCAGGCCCTGCTCACGTATCTGCCGGTCCTGCTCTTCGGCGTGCAGTGGGGGTCGATGGCCGGCTTCCTGGCCGGTTCGCTGCTGCTCATGATGCCGCAGCGGCTCGGCTGGACCCTGTACGGCCTGGTGGGCGTCAGCATGTTCGTACCGCCCCTGCTGCTGGGCCTTTCGGCGGTGGGCGCCTTCTACGCGGGGATGAGCACGCTCCTGACCGGTCTCGTCGTCTACGGGCTCACGCGCCTTGCCGAGCTGATCCAGGAGTTGCACAGTGCCCGCGACGAGGTCGCCCGCATGGCGGTGACGCAGGAGCGGCTGCGGTTCTCCCGGGACCTGCACGACCTGCTCGGCTACAGCCTGTCCGCGATCACGCTCAAGAGTGAGCTGATCCACCGGCTGATTCCGATGCAGCCCGACCGGGCCGTGGCGGAGGTCGAGGACGTCCTCGGCATCTCCCGGCAGTCCCTGGCCGATGTCCGCCGGGTGGCCAGCGGCTTCCGGGACATGTCGCTGCCCCAGGAGATCGAGACCGCCGAATCCGTGCTGATGGCCGCCAATGTGGACGTCGAGGTCAAGGGCGCGATCTGCGACGTCAGCCAGCAGATCGAGAACGTACTGGCGGCGGTACTGCGCGAGGCGGTGACCAACGTCCTGCGTCACAGCGAGGCCCAGAGGTGCGTCATCGAGGCCTCGCAGCGGCAGGGAAGCGTCCGGCTCTCGGTGCTCAACGACGGTACGGACCCGCTGCACCGCGACCCGTCGCCGCACAGCGGGAGCGGCCTCGGCAACCTTCAGCTGCGACTGCGCGAGGTCGGCGGGAGCCTCGCCTCCGGGCTGGCTGCCGACGGTGGGTTCCACGTGCGGGCGGAGGTTCCCACGCCGTGAACGGGCCGGGGCCGCAGGGCCGCGAAACCGTTCGGATCATGGAGTAGGACCCTCCGTATACAGGCGGCCGGCAACGCAGAGCGAGCATGTGAAACTCGCCACGAATCCCGGGGCCGGATGCCGTACGATCGCCCCGCGTGAGGCGCGGGGGAGCGCCGCCGGAGAACGGGGGACGCGTGATTCGTATTCTGCTGGCCGAAGACATGAACATGGTTCGCGGCGCCTTGGTCGCGCTGCTGGATCTCGAGGAAGACTTCGAGGTCGTCTGCGAACTCGAGCGCGGCGACGAGATCGTGGCAGGCGCCCTGAAGCACCGGCCCGACGTCGCCGTCATCGACATCGACCTGCCGGGCATGGACGGCCTGACCGCGGCAGCCGAACTGCGGGAGCGGATGCCGCAGTGCCACACCCTGATCCTGACCAGCCTCGGCCGGCCGGGCACACTGCACCGCGCCATCGGGGCCCAGGTGGCGGGATACCTCCTCAAGGACGCCCCGCCCAGAGAACTCGCCAGCGCAGTAAGACGCGTGGCGGCCGGACACCGGGTCGTCGATCCTCAACTGGCCGTCTCCGCCTGGGGCGTCGGCCCCAATCCGCTGACCCTCCGGGAGACCGAGGTGCTCCGGC contains:
- a CDS encoding DUF4031 domain-containing protein; the protein is MTVYIDPPDWPGHGRFWSHLVSDESFDELHAFAASIGCPERAFERDHYDVPEARYEDAVRAGARQIGSKELVRRITEAGLRRPKGRPAPG
- a CDS encoding MurR/RpiR family transcriptional regulator; this translates as MTNDLKESFSADSPPAPAALAAKVRTLAPSMTRSMQRVAEAVAGDPAGCAALTVTGLAELTGTSEATVVRTARLLGYPGYRDLRLALAGLAAHQQSGRAPAVTADIAVDDPIADVVAKLAYDEQQTLADTAAGLDTVQLGAAVAAAATARRIDIYGVGASSLVGQDLAQKLARIGLIAHSNMDPHLAVTNAVQLRAGDVAIAITHSGSTGDVIEPLRVAFDRGATTIAITGRPDGPVTQYADHVLTTSTARESELRPAAMSSRTSQLLVVDCLFIGVAQRTYETAAPALAASYEALAHRHNPRTR
- the murQ gene encoding N-acetylmuramic acid 6-phosphate etherase, with the protein product MTSITDADATAPDGYGELRAQLETLTTEAFRPELADIDQLATAEIARIMNGEDQTVPAAVAARLPEISAAIDATAARMARGGRLIYAGAGTAGRLGVLDASECPPTFNTDPADVVGLIAGGPSAMVTAVEGAEDSKELAAADLAALGLTADDTVVGISASGRTPYAIGAVEHARAEGALTIGLSCNADSALGAAAEHPVEVVVGPELLTGSTRLKAGTAQKLVLNMLSTITMIRLGKTYGNLMVDVRASNEKLRARSRRIVSLATGASDQEIEAALAATDGEVKNAILTILGQVDGPTAATLLSDSDGHLRAALAAAPRTT
- a CDS encoding PTS transporter subunit EIIC yields the protein MATEDKNRATAAAILPLVGGTANVSSIAHCMTRLRLGLHDRSLVQDDALKAVPAVMGVVDDDTYQIVLGPGTVARVTPEFEKLVEEGRAATPAAAPAPAPAAGAPLTAEELAAQGAGMKAARKAKNATPFKLFLRKIANIFVPLIPALIGCGIIAGLNGLLVNLEWLPSVTPALAAMASGFMALIAVFVGYNTAKEFGGTPILGGAVAAIIVFPGVANIEAFGQKLSPGQGGVLGALGAAVLAVYVEKWCRRWVPEALDVLVTPTLTVLISGLVTIFGLMYVAGEVSTAIGTFADWLLSNGGAGAGLVLGGFFLPLVMLGLHQALIPIHTTLIEQQGYTVLLPILAMAGAGQVGAAIAVYFRLPRNESIRKTIKSALPAGFLGVGEPLIYGVSLPLGRPFITACVGGAFGGAFVGFFNQLGDAVGSTAIGPSGWALFPLLDGNHGLGATIAIYAGGLVVGYLAGFVATYFFGFSKDLLTEFNVSQEPATSPATAPEPSTATAAPAAAKAPAGV
- a CDS encoding DUF6059 family protein gives rise to the protein MRRSWFELGARMVRCVYRALIGAGSIWVHVPEDAPPHPRDLERVRPDIPLSAVERAMDHQLSDIEL
- a CDS encoding TOMM precursor leader peptide-binding protein, whose protein sequence is MTGRGARDVRAALPDDTALVGFKRHLRPTVIPGEATYLVSPRNVTALYGAHAEVLVPLLDGTRSIRSVLHAAAPALTAEEAGTSLRALTGSGLLNFRPAPSEGAPAPLGDPVAEAYWDLAGLDGGQASAELAAASVRIVTVGDLDTGAVEDACRDSRISVAPPGSAAGLTLVLCDDYLAPGLREVDAAHRASGTPWLIAKVSGADPWVGPVFRPGRGPCWSCLAVRLRGHRGSEWPVRRALGLDGPLTRPSASLAAGRSIAAHIVVLETAKWLAGMRYPSQDLVHTLDTLLLRVATHPVSRLPQCAVCGDPGLVARTVRAPFRPVSRLKAEQELGGDRALTPDEMLDRYGHLVSPVTGIVKEIRRAPHTPDFVASYLSGHNLAVSPHTLAGLRAGLRALSGGKGLTSTEARTSALCEAVERFSGTRQGDEPVVRDSYRALGPVAVHPNSCQLYDERQYRTRDAWNRGRSHFQYVPRPFDEDKPTDWTPVWSLTGQTQRLLPTSMLYFGNGSTAGDAGTRDGLLADSNGNAAGSSPEDALVQGFLELVERDAVALWWYNRTRQPAVDLDAFDAPYVRRIRDGYRRIDRELWVLDLTSDFGIPVMVALSRRDDKPAQDVIFGFGAHFDPRTALRRALTEMGQLLPAVSMARGDGTGYALDDPELCTWWRTATVDNQPYLQPDPGIRARKPASWPFAPHPDLLTDVEAITRLVQARGMELLVLNQTRPDLDMPVVKVIVPGMRHFWARLGPGRLYQVPVDLGRLTAPTTYEELNPIPLFV
- a CDS encoding sensor histidine kinase, coding for MLARVILRVVVLSYLIITALNILATDLSAGVKFLGVAVLTAVFVIQLVHSTPDANRASVPRKCLTLGAQALLTYLPVLLFGVQWGSMAGFLAGSLLLMMPQRLGWTLYGLVGVSMFVPPLLLGLSAVGAFYAGMSTLLTGLVVYGLTRLAELIQELHSARDEVARMAVTQERLRFSRDLHDLLGYSLSAITLKSELIHRLIPMQPDRAVAEVEDVLGISRQSLADVRRVASGFRDMSLPQEIETAESVLMAANVDVEVKGAICDVSQQIENVLAAVLREAVTNVLRHSEAQRCVIEASQRQGSVRLSVLNDGTDPLHRDPSPHSGSGLGNLQLRLREVGGSLASGLAADGGFHVRAEVPTP
- a CDS encoding DNA-binding response regulator, yielding MIRILLAEDMNMVRGALVALLDLEEDFEVVCELERGDEIVAGALKHRPDVAVIDIDLPGMDGLTAAAELRERMPQCHTLILTSLGRPGTLHRAIGAQVAGYLLKDAPPRELASAVRRVAAGHRVVDPQLAVSAWGVGPNPLTLRETEVLRLAAKGAEPPEIAASLHLSTGTVRNYLTTVIAKLNARNRVDAILIAQESGWLL